One segment of Solanum lycopersicum chromosome 1, SLM_r2.1 DNA contains the following:
- the LOC101244720 gene encoding uncharacterized protein: MESLNFHNIKLEKANGKKRQRVTMLFQLIEFCIFLAILSRFSIPLPLSTDYVGVALISPRFVFVLVNAIVIILFFKSGHSSAIDVSMDSVTFDLYDEYTQKYSMNNEQSISVEKANCDQQSIVAERRLEKRIHRSHSGNSLCLGGDEKKRMTRSATVGCLKNIDTDSVKPAMTTTSDGLSSVEFRKTVEAFIARHQRLVKEEGFSVFNIRDR, encoded by the coding sequence atGGAATCCTTAAATTTCCACAACATCAAATTGGAGAAAGCAAATGGTAAAAAGCGTCAAAGAGTGACAATGTTGTTTCAACTCATCGAATTCTGCATATTTTTGGCCATACTATCAAGATTTTCCATTCCATTGCCACTCTCGACAGATTATGTTGGTGTCGCCCTCATTAGTCCTCGATTCGTCTTTGTTCTTGTAAACGCAATTGTAATCATCCTCTTCTTCAAATCAGGACATTCATCTGCTATAGATGTTTCCATGGACAGCGTTACATTCGATTTATATGATGAGTACACACAAAAATATTCGATGAACAATGAACAGAGCATTTCTGTTGAAAAGGCTAATTGTGATCAACAGAGCATTGTAGCAGAAAGGCGATTAGAGAAGAGAATCCATCGTAGTCATTCGGGAAACTCTTTATGTTTGGGTGGTGatgagaaaaaaagaatgacGAGATCAGCTACAGTTGGATGCTTGAAAAATATAGACACTGACAGTGTAAAACCAGCGATGACAACAACCTCGGATGGGCTGAGCAGTGTTGAATTCAGGAAAACTGTTGAGGCGTTTATTGCAAGACATCAAAGATTAGTCAAGGAAGAAGGGTTTTCAGTTTTCAACATAAGAGATAGATAA